DNA from Rubripirellula lacrimiformis:
ACGTGGAAAGCGGCGATCTGATTTGGACGGTCCAGTGGGCGGGCGCCGTCAAGATTCCCATGTTCGCGGCCTCCAACGGCGACTGGATCCGTTCGACGCCGGTTTGCAGCAAAAACAACTTGCTGGTTTTGGGCATGCGAGACGTATTGGTGTCGCTGGATCCGAGCACCGGCGACGAACAGTGGCGTGTCGATTTTCCGGCGACGATTGGCACCCCGCTGCCGATGTTTGGCGCAGTCAGTTCACCACTGATTGACGGCGATTCGGTTTACATCCAAACCGGCGGCCCGCTGTGCAAGTTGTCATTGGCCGACGGCACCATCCAATGGAAATCGCTGTTCGACGACGGCGTCGAAAACCAAGGCGCGTTTTCGAGTCCCACGATCGCGACGATCGCATCCGTTCGGCAATTGGTCGTCCAGACACGAGACGATTTGTGTGGAGTCGATATGGAATCAGGCGACCCGCTGTGGAAAGAACCGATCGAAAGCTTCCGAGGGATGAACATTTTGACGCCTGTCGTGATCGGCGACCGCGTATTCACATCGGCGCACAGCGGCCGCGCCCAAATGTTTGAAATTGATCGCGATGACACCGGGCAATGGACGATCGACGAGCTTTGGTCTCAGAAGACTCAGGCCTACATGTCTTCCCCGATCGTGATCGGAAAGACCATTTATCTGCACGCCAAAAATCAACGTCTGGTGGCTCTGTCGATTGACGATGGGGCCATCCGTTGGACGAGCGAGCCGTTCGGCAAGTATTGGAGCATGATTGGATCGAAGGATCGATTTCTAGCCTTGGATGAATCCGGCGAACTGTTGCTGGTCGCCGCGGACGACCAGGAATTCAAGCGGATCGATCAGTACAAGGTCGCCGAGGATTCATGGGCCCACTTGGCGATCGATGGAAACCGGCTGGTCATCCGGGATCTGTCCGCTTTAAAAGTCTTTGAATTCCAGCAGTAAAACCACCCGCGGCACAGCCCCCAACCAGCGGCAACCCAGCCACGTTTGTGGGGCGACAGGGTGTCAGTGAATGTCGCCCAAACGGTCGCCGGACACCACGCAGCCCGATCGAGCAACCGGTTCGCTGCGCCGAGTCTTCGGCGGTGGCAGTCAGCCGCTGGCCACCACGCTAGCAGGCGACGTGGTCAACGTTGCCAGAGGTTTTCAGCCGCCGGATCCCTTTGCGGTTCTTTCAGGACACGATCCACGGTTATACTTCTGGATTAGACAGCGGGACGCAAAGTTATCGATGATGACGCACCACGGGGCCCGCCCGGGTCGCCGACGGATGGGATGATTCACAGTGCAAAATGAACCGTATGGATTGCCGCGATTTCGATTGTCCCTGGATCGATTGGCGCTGGATCGATTGCCGCTGAATCGATTGCCGCTGAATCGATTGCCGCTGAATCGATTCCACCGGCGTCGTTCGGGTTCGGGCCGATCGTGTTCGCCATCGCTGATCCACCCCATCGCGATCATGGCACTGGTTTTGTGCGGAACGATCGCACAGGCCGACGAACCTTCGGACAAGCCGCAAGTCTCAGACGGCCGCGCCGAAGGCACGGTCGCCTACTGGGTCACCCAACTGAACAGCGACCAATATTTGCGCCGCGAAACAGCCTGTCAAAAATTGGCCGAAGCTGGTCCCAAGGCGGTCGATGACTTGATCGCGGTGATGAAAAGCGGCGAACTGGAAACGGTCGAAAGAGCGTCCGATGTGCTGACTCGGATTGCGATGGCCAACCTGCCGTCCGAAGACGGCGGGACATGGGACAAGTTGAACCAGCTGGAAACCGAAACCGTCGGCCGGGCCGCATCACGTGCTCAGTCGGCGATCGAAGAGATTCGGAAACAGCGATCCGCGCAGGCCAGGGTGGAACTGCAAGCCGCCGGTGTCTTCGTTGGACTGGACGAATTTGTCATCCGCGCGATCAGCCAACCGCGACTGATGGTACAGATCGACGAGAAGTGGCAGGGCGATGCGAAATCACTGCAGTGGCTAAGTTGGCTCGATGGAATCGAGAACGCTCGCATCAAAGGTCCTGCGGTTCGTTCCGATGTGCTGGCTCAAGTGACCAACGTTCCTGAATTGAAATCGATGGCGATTGTCGACGGCACCGTCGATGACGAAGTGATGGAAGCATTGCTGGCGATGAAGCCCATCAATGTGCTGGAATTTCGATACGTCCCGCTGACCGACCAACAGGGCGACCAGATTACTAAGATTCCCGTTCGTGTTTCGCTGAACTTGATGGGGACCGGGATCAGTTCGGAAAAAGCAACGGCAATGCAGGAAGCCACGCCCGGTCTACAGATCGATCATCGCCAAGGCGGATTCCTGGGGGTGACCTGCCAGGATTCATTTGACGTGTGCGAGATCAGCGGCGTGGTCGCCAAAAGTGCGGCCGAAGAAGCCGGACTGATCCGCGGTGACATCATTGTCAAAGTGGACGACACCGAAGTCACACGTTTCAAAGATCTGCAGAATGCGATCAACCGACACGTGCCCGGCGACGCTGTAAAAATCATGTTCCGACGTGCGGAAACCGTCAAAACCGTCTCGCCAATCTTGCGAAAGTTCCAAGACTAGTGAATCGCAAAACGGACGGGAGTTCAGGGGCAAAATCCAGCAAGCCAAACGGTGTCGCCGGCAAAGTCACAGTTGGCGAAATCCAGCACGACAATGCTTGGCAGGATGCCCGGTGGCGTGGGCGAGTGCGCACATCGCTGGCGAAGTGGTTTGGCCAGCACGCCCGCACTTTGCCATGGCGAACCGACCCGATCGCGTATCGTGTCTGGGTCAGCGAGGTGATGCTGCAACAGACACAGGTCGCGACGGTGCTACCGTACTTTGACCGTTTCATGAAATTGTTCCCCACCGTGACGGCGCTGGCGGACGCGGACGAACAGGACTTGATGAAACAGTGGGAAGGCCTTGGTTATTACCGTCGGGCTAGATCGATGCACGCGGCCGCAAAAAAGATCGTCGACGAACATGATGGAAAGTTCCCTGAGTCGTTCGACGATGTCTTAGCGTTACCCGGAATCGGTCGTTACACGGCCGGTGCGATCCTGTCGATTGCACGTGATCAGCGGCATCCCATTTTGGAAGGGAACACGGTGCGAGTTTTCAGTCGCTGGATCGCACTTCGCGATGATGTAACATCGACGCCGGCGAACCGCTTGCTGTGGGAAGTCGCCGAGGCGATGCTGCCGCCGGCAACCGGGCGACAAGTGTCCGCAGGCACATTCAATCAGGCCGCCATGGAATTGGGCGCGTTGATCTGCACACCCAAGGCGCCCAAATGCGACCAATGCCCGGTCGCCAAGACCTGCCGCGCCCATGCCGGTGGATGGGAACTCGAAATCCCCGGCAAAGTATCCAAGACGGTCTACGAAAGCCGGACTGAATTTGCGTTTGTGGTTCGCAAACAGGCAAAGAAAAAGCTGCCGGCGACCTTTCTGATGCGGCCCATTCCGGCCGGTTCGCGTTGGGCCGGTTTGTGGGACTTCCCACGCACGATCCAGCGGTCGCTTGATTCGCCACAGGCCGCCGCCGCGGAACTGGCCCCCGAACTTGGATCCATCATCGAACCGGCCGCTACCTTGACCACGATCAAACACGCGGTCACCAAATATCGAATTGCGTTGCACGTCCACGGAGGCGATTTGCCAGCGGGCAGCCCGCCCCCCCCACCGCCGTGGGAATATGTCACGTTGGACCAGATGGCTGAATTGCCGCTAAGCGTCACGGGACGCCGGATCGCAAAATTGTTGGCTGGTTAATTGGGCCTACCTGATCAGCAAACACCAGCGGTTTGTCAGCTATAATCAACGGTGGATGGACTGCCACCCGCCTGACCAACCCATTGGACAGACACCGCATGGTTGCTGTGCATTTCGCGCGGTGGTCTGGCCCCCCCAAAAAATATCCCGCAACTGTATCCCACCTGACGAGTCGATTTCATGCCGCGATGTAAACAACCGATCCTTGGTACCTTGATTCTAGGCGGCGCTGGACTGCTGTTCGGCGGGCCGATGTCGTCGCCATGCCCAGCCCAGTCCGATTCAACCTCGAAATCCAACCAAGTCACCCTCGGCGATGCCGAATTGACCGCTGGGATTCCAGGGTTCGGATTGCTGACCGACGCGCAACTGAACCGATGGCTGGATGACCCTGCCAATCACGAAACGTTGCAGATCAAATTGCCCAAGGGTCTGGATGCCGCATCGGCGAACATCTCCATCCCCGACGACAACCCGATGACCCGGGCCAAGATCGAACTTGGACGACAACTTTATTTTGACGAACGTTTGTCTTCGGATAACACCATTTCGTGTGCGTCATGTCACGACCCGGCACAGGGCTGGGGCGCAGAGATGCGTTTCGGCGTCGGCGTTCGCGGACAAGAAGGTGGTCGCAATTCACCAGTCGCGTACAACCGCATCCTTAGCAAGGCGCAGTTCTGGGACGGGCGTGCCGATTCGCTCGAAGATCAGGCCGTCGGTCCGATTGCCAACAGCATCGAAATGGGCAACACCCACGAAGCCAGCGTGGCGACCATCGCTAAGATCCCCGGATACAAGCTGCAGTTCGAAAAGATCTTTCACGACGGCGTCCATATCGACAACGTCGGGAAAGCCTTGGCGACCTTCGAACGCGCAATTGTCACCGGGTTGATGCCCTACGATGCCTACGACCAACTGGCAAAGTTCGAGAAAACGTTCGCCGAAGACCTGGAATACTTGGACGAAGAACCCGAACTGAAAGCCAAGTATGACGTGCTGAAGGCCGAGGCTGCAGCGATGCCGATGTCGGAATCGGCCCAGCGTGGCATGACGCTGTTCTCAGGCAAGGCGAACTGCACTGCCTGTCACGCCGGTGCCAACTTTACCGACGAACAGTATCACAACCTGGGCGTCGGGATGGACGTGGCAGAACCCGATCTCGGTCGATTTGAAATCAGCCGCGAAGAAAAAGACAAAGGTGCCTTCAAGACCCCCACGCTTCGCAACATCGTTTTCACTGCACCCTACATGCACGACGGCAGCCAGGCCACGTTAGAAGAAGTCGTGGAGTGGTACAACAAAGGCGGTCACAAGAACGAGTACCTGAGCGACAAGATGAAGGTACTGAATCTGACCGACGACGAAAAAGCGGACTTGATCGCTTTCATGATCGAAGGTCTGACGGGTGAATTCCCCTACGTCAGCCAAGCTCGGTTGCCGCAGTAAAATCAACCGACCATCACATCACGAAAAAAAGGCCGGGGCGCTAAACACGTCCGGGCCTTTTGCGTTTTGCACTTTCGATCCGTGTCTCGATCAACGGTTCGATCGTGGTTCGGCGATCCGCCAATGGCATCACCGTCGACATAGCAACAGCGACTATTCCTGTGCCTGCAACATCCACAGGTGCTTTTCCAGACTGCTGCTGATTCCGATCAACAAGTCTTCGCTAATCGGGTCCAGATCACCGACGACCTCGATCCCCGATCGCAGCCCGGCAATGGTGGTAGCAAGCGCATCGGACACACTGGTGATGGTGGAATCGACCGTCTGAAAACCACTGGCGTATTCGGCAAGTTCGGAGTGGCCGGCGATCGTTTTGACTCGGCCGTCGGGCGCAATGCCGATCGTCACAATCCGTTCTGCAACTTCGTCGGATCCCATGCGGGCGGATTCGATGATCAGATCCAACTGTTCGTGGACGCTCAGAAAATTCCGACCCAAAACGTTCCAGTGTGCTTGTTTACCGACCAACGCCAAATCGATCAGATTGTAGAGCGATTTCTGCAGCGCTTCGGCGACGGGGCCCTGCTTGTCTTCGGAAAGAATGCTGCGTTTGAACGAACTCATCAACGGGAACTCCGGTAGTTGGCAAGCGATTGGCAGGTTGTCCAATCGCTACGAAACAGATTAAGACGGGCGGAATAGGCATTCGTTGCGCTGCACAGCAGCAACCCCGGCATTCCCCCGCACCATCGTGTACCTAGCGAAAACGATGCCAAAGGTTGGAAATTCCACGAAGCAATCGTTGCTAAATCAGATCTCGAAGCGACTTCATCGCCAACGGTTCTTTCGTTGCGAAGGGTTCGCCGTAGCGGCGATTGATCAAGCGGCCCCAATTGGCGGCTTCGTAGTGCAATTGGTCGATCATCGTTGGCGGATCGGTGGGTCTGCCTTGAACAAACTGACTGTCGTAAGCCAGGATCGACGCCAACTTGGCGTCCCAATGGTCACTGATGTCAACGATCCAATCCGGATCGACGGCGATTCGCAGATGGATACAGAAGTAGTAATAGATGCGTTCAGGATGGAACCGCTGGCCCGGCATGTCGGTCTTGCTAAGCTTTGCCCAAAACCGCGCGGCTTCGATCAAGTCGGTGGCGGCAACATGGTCCGGGTGTGCATCGTTCCAGTACGGTGCAAAGATCCAACGCGGTCGCAGGATCCGAAAATAGCTGGCCACCAATTGGCGAGCGTCCAGCGTGTGGACCAATTTTCGATTGGTCAGCCCCGCATTGCCGCGCCAAGTCAGATTCAAAGCCTCGGTCGCGACGCTGGTTTCTTGACGGCGAATCGCTTCGCTGCCGTGCGGTGTTGGTTCACCGGTGGTCAGATCTAGCACACCCACTCGCATGCCTTCGTGAATCATCTTGGCGATCGTGCCCCCCATGCCAAGTTCGGCGTCGTCCGGATGGGGTGCAATGACCAACATGTCGAGCGGTTCGATCGCGGGCAGGTCGGCGGGCGATTCGGTGTGAATGGGGATGGTCATGCGTTCTGCGGGTGATGTCGCGAGGTGATGGAAATCATGTCTTCGTGCAGGTGCGAATTGCTGGCGACCACACTGGTCTTCGCCAACGTCAACGGTTGGCCCATCGCGTCGGTGATTTTACCGCCGGCTTCGGTGACGATCAGCGCCCCAGCGGCGAAGTCCCAGGGCGACAATTCGTATTCAAAGAATCCGCCAAACTGTCCGATGGCGACTTGGCATAGATCCAACGACGCGGTTCCGAAACGACGGATGCCATGGATATCGTTCCCAAAGAACTCTTCGACAGCCGCCAAGGTCGATCGCATCATCGCGCCGCGATCGTAATAAAACCCGCAACCGATCAATGTCTTGGACAGTGAGGTTGCCGTATCGACTTGAATCGGCGTCCCAGTGAAATTCGCACCTCCGCCTCGGACGGCCGTGTATTGTTCCTGACGAACCGGGTTCAGCACGACACCGACGACGGCCTCGCCACGGTGATAGTAAGCAATCGAAACCGCGAAGTGCGGAACATGGTGTGCATAGTTATTGGTCCCATCGAGTGGATCGATGACCCACAGATGTTCCGCGTCGAC
Protein-coding regions in this window:
- a CDS encoding PQQ-binding-like beta-propeller repeat protein, whose amino-acid sequence is MKRLPNATVGHRSRHTHFSVLYAAVFTIVAIASAGSPLAAVAQDWNQWRGPNRDGIVSETQLPTKLKGNLKLLWQKSLSPSYSGPVVRDGRVFTTETIDKSTERVTAYDVESGDLIWTVQWAGAVKIPMFAASNGDWIRSTPVCSKNNLLVLGMRDVLVSLDPSTGDEQWRVDFPATIGTPLPMFGAVSSPLIDGDSVYIQTGGPLCKLSLADGTIQWKSLFDDGVENQGAFSSPTIATIASVRQLVVQTRDDLCGVDMESGDPLWKEPIESFRGMNILTPVVIGDRVFTSAHSGRAQMFEIDRDDTGQWTIDELWSQKTQAYMSSPIVIGKTIYLHAKNQRLVALSIDDGAIRWTSEPFGKYWSMIGSKDRFLALDESGELLLVAADDQEFKRIDQYKVAEDSWAHLAIDGNRLVIRDLSALKVFEFQQ
- a CDS encoding PDZ domain-containing protein; the encoded protein is MQNEPYGLPRFRLSLDRLALDRLPLNRLPLNRLPLNRFHRRRSGSGRSCSPSLIHPIAIMALVLCGTIAQADEPSDKPQVSDGRAEGTVAYWVTQLNSDQYLRRETACQKLAEAGPKAVDDLIAVMKSGELETVERASDVLTRIAMANLPSEDGGTWDKLNQLETETVGRAASRAQSAIEEIRKQRSAQARVELQAAGVFVGLDEFVIRAISQPRLMVQIDEKWQGDAKSLQWLSWLDGIENARIKGPAVRSDVLAQVTNVPELKSMAIVDGTVDDEVMEALLAMKPINVLEFRYVPLTDQQGDQITKIPVRVSLNLMGTGISSEKATAMQEATPGLQIDHRQGGFLGVTCQDSFDVCEISGVVAKSAAEEAGLIRGDIIVKVDDTEVTRFKDLQNAINRHVPGDAVKIMFRRAETVKTVSPILRKFQD
- the mutY gene encoding A/G-specific adenine glycosylase → MNRKTDGSSGAKSSKPNGVAGKVTVGEIQHDNAWQDARWRGRVRTSLAKWFGQHARTLPWRTDPIAYRVWVSEVMLQQTQVATVLPYFDRFMKLFPTVTALADADEQDLMKQWEGLGYYRRARSMHAAAKKIVDEHDGKFPESFDDVLALPGIGRYTAGAILSIARDQRHPILEGNTVRVFSRWIALRDDVTSTPANRLLWEVAEAMLPPATGRQVSAGTFNQAAMELGALICTPKAPKCDQCPVAKTCRAHAGGWELEIPGKVSKTVYESRTEFAFVVRKQAKKKLPATFLMRPIPAGSRWAGLWDFPRTIQRSLDSPQAAAAELAPELGSIIEPAATLTTIKHAVTKYRIALHVHGGDLPAGSPPPPPPWEYVTLDQMAELPLSVTGRRIAKLLAG
- a CDS encoding cytochrome-c peroxidase, with protein sequence MSSPCPAQSDSTSKSNQVTLGDAELTAGIPGFGLLTDAQLNRWLDDPANHETLQIKLPKGLDAASANISIPDDNPMTRAKIELGRQLYFDERLSSDNTISCASCHDPAQGWGAEMRFGVGVRGQEGGRNSPVAYNRILSKAQFWDGRADSLEDQAVGPIANSIEMGNTHEASVATIAKIPGYKLQFEKIFHDGVHIDNVGKALATFERAIVTGLMPYDAYDQLAKFEKTFAEDLEYLDEEPELKAKYDVLKAEAAAMPMSESAQRGMTLFSGKANCTACHAGANFTDEQYHNLGVGMDVAEPDLGRFEISREEKDKGAFKTPTLRNIVFTAPYMHDGSQATLEEVVEWYNKGGHKNEYLSDKMKVLNLTDDEKADLIAFMIEGLTGEFPYVSQARLPQ
- a CDS encoding Dps family protein, yielding MSSFKRSILSEDKQGPVAEALQKSLYNLIDLALVGKQAHWNVLGRNFLSVHEQLDLIIESARMGSDEVAERIVTIGIAPDGRVKTIAGHSELAEYASGFQTVDSTITSVSDALATTIAGLRSGIEVVGDLDPISEDLLIGISSSLEKHLWMLQAQE
- the bshB1 gene encoding bacillithiol biosynthesis deacetylase BshB1 encodes the protein MTIPIHTESPADLPAIEPLDMLVIAPHPDDAELGMGGTIAKMIHEGMRVGVLDLTTGEPTPHGSEAIRRQETSVATEALNLTWRGNAGLTNRKLVHTLDARQLVASYFRILRPRWIFAPYWNDAHPDHVAATDLIEAARFWAKLSKTDMPGQRFHPERIYYYFCIHLRIAVDPDWIVDISDHWDAKLASILAYDSQFVQGRPTDPPTMIDQLHYEAANWGRLINRRYGEPFATKEPLAMKSLRDLI
- a CDS encoding inositol monophosphatase family protein, producing MNPNDELLAAATHAASLGGDVLMRYWRDGVQMRDKSENGGKTYDLVSDADVESENAIANYLRSEFPTHEILGEEGQVGSVDAEHLWVIDPLDGTNNYAHHVPHFAVSIAYYHRGEAVVGVVLNPVRQEQYTAVRGGGANFTGTPIQVDTATSLSKTLIGCGFYYDRGAMMRSTLAAVEEFFGNDIHGIRRFGTASLDLCQVAIGQFGGFFEYELSPWDFAAGALIVTEAGGKITDAMGQPLTLAKTSVVASNSHLHEDMISITSRHHPQNA